In the genome of cyanobacterium endosymbiont of Braarudosphaera bigelowii, one region contains:
- the grxD gene encoding Grx4 family monothiol glutaredoxin: MTPEIKNRIEELVNSNTIFVFIKGSKLMPQCGFSNNVVQIFNTLGKTFETFDVLSDPEIREGIKEYSDWPTIPQVYINGEFAGGSDLMIEMYQNGELQQQIEIALAS, encoded by the coding sequence ATGACACCAGAAATTAAAAACAGAATTGAAGAGTTAGTTAATAGCAATACAATATTCGTATTCATTAAAGGCAGTAAATTAATGCCTCAATGTGGATTTTCTAATAACGTAGTACAAATTTTTAACACATTAGGAAAAACTTTTGAGACTTTTGATGTTCTAAGTGATCCTGAGATTCGCGAAGGCATTAAAGAATATTCTGATTGGCCAACTATCCCTCAAGTTTATATTAATGGTGAGTTTGCTGGTGGTTCTGATTTAATGATTGAAATGTATCAAAATGGAGAATTGCAACAACAAATAGAAATTGCTCTTGCTTCTTAA
- a CDS encoding BolA family protein, producing the protein MVALVQVEDMIKTKLPEAQIIVKDLTGGGDHFEVIVISTEFEGKTMIKQHQLVYSTLQDAMVSESIHALGLKTYTPKTWKIAQQKIKAT; encoded by the coding sequence ATGGTTGCACTAGTACAAGTTGAAGATATGATTAAAACTAAACTTCCTGAAGCCCAGATAATTGTCAAAGACCTTACTGGAGGAGGTGATCATTTTGAGGTAATTGTCATTTCTACAGAATTTGAGGGAAAAACAATGATTAAACAACATCAATTAGTTTATAGTACTCTTCAAGATGCTATGGTTTCTGAATCTATTCATGCTTTAGGATTAAAAACTTACACACCTAAAACATGGAAAATAGCTCAACAAAAAATTAAAGCTACATAA